DNA from Rosa rugosa chromosome 6, drRosRugo1.1, whole genome shotgun sequence:
CTTTAAAGCTTCCACTTCCCCTCATCTGTTTCTCACACTCTTGTTTCTTTCAACACAAAAACAGTTCTTTGTTTAAATCAGTCAGAAATATCGCAAAGTTTGGATCATGGATACTCATGCAGTACAATCTCGTGTTGGTAAAGATCAAACCCTTCTTTAACTAGCAATTTCTATGTTGGTGTATATTTGTTTCTGTGTtgatgtgtgtgtttatattgCAGAAGGTGCGGATGAGGAGCCCCATGAGAAGACGTCGGTTTTGAAGAAGGTGAAGGCGAAAGCGAGGAAGATGAGGGATACTATCACAGGGCAGGGCCAGCTTGGCCATGAACCCGAAGGCCATCATACCCCTGATGATCATGATCTGGATGAGGAAGATGTAGACGACCCAGAAGTTCAAGGTGCACCAAGTAAGTTTCTTTGACTTTGTTATACTCCGTTTGACTCCATTTTGTGATTTTGTACAATGTGTGATTAAACGTTTTGGATTTTGATGGACTTTGTAGTATATGACTCGGCAGTTAAGAAAACTGATGCTCACGTGCAAGGAGACGTTTTGAAGGTGCCTAAGGTGAATTTCGGAGACACTAGAGCGGGGCATGATGAGCATGAACCTGTAGTTGCAAGGGAGAGGCCTAATGTCAATGTCAGTGATCCAACGAGGTCTAATGTGCCTGGGCTACAAGGAACTACAGGCCACGGTGCAAGTAAGTTGCTTCAACTCCCTCTGATCTATTTCTTTTTGGGATATAAATGAAATGTGTGACCAAACATATCGACTTTGTTGAAGTCTTTAAGGCTTATTAATAGCATACAGACTTATAAAGTGATCTGAACATTTCACCACCAAGTTTAGTACATTTTTAGTTGGTTTAAGATTTTTCTGTCATTGTTGTGTAGTGCACAACTCTGCCGCGACTAGGAGGACTGATGCTCCTGTGCAAGGAGGCATTCATTTCGGAGAGACGCACCATGAATATGATCCTGTAGCGCCAAAAGAGAGGTCTAATGTCGGAATAAGTGATCCGATGAGGGACTCTGTGCCTGGGCAAGATCGAACTACTACAGGGCAGGAGGATCTTTTGGGAGGAGCAAGGACCAAACCGGCTGCTCCAACAACTGGACCTGTTCCTAAGCATGAAGAGCCAAAGGGATTGGTTGATGTAACTGGGGGAGGTCCTCAGACTAGGGTCAAATTGGGGCAGACTGATGTACTAGGGGAAGGGACTCCTGTGCCACAGAGTTACCCTGTCTCTTCTGGAACTCAAAGAAGTGCCATGGACGTCGACCCTAAGCAGACATTTGTTTCCGGCCAGGGAGGGCAGTTAGGTCAGTCCAGGGTCAATCCTCAAGCTTACACTCCTTCAAATTACGAGACCGAAGCCACTGATCCCACTAAATCTGGTAATGAACTATCTTATCTCTGTTCAAAATGAAATTGATTTTGTTATGTgttcttattattttttgttattaatttcatgGCAGGTGGTGAGGAAATTGGAGTCACACCAATGCTTCATTCCTTCGATAAGATGAACCTTCAGGGTGATGATCGCCAATACTTGAAGAACGGTGACAAACAAAACCCGTCTACCGGAAGTCATGACCAATTCTCTCCTGATAAACCATCGAACCAGGGCAGCAGCTACACTGAAAAAATCTCATATGCCACTTCAGCCATTGCTGACAAGGCATTTTCGGCAAAGAATGTAGTTGCTTCCAAGTTGGGATATGGCGGGAACGAGCCTGATCATGATGACTTATCGAGAGGCTATGTTACTGGTGCTGGGAAGTCTGGTTCATCACCTCAGAACAAAGTACTTGATCCCTCTACTAACCAATTCATACCAGCAGAGACTCCACAAGTCCGAGGAACCATCAAACCGGACCATGACACCACAACTGATCAAAAGCCAGTCCAGCCAGGCGGATGCTACACTGAGAAGATTTCATCTGCCGGATCTGCCATTGCTGACAAGGCGATATTCACAAAGAATGTTGTTGCGTCCAAGCTGGGATATGGGGCAAGTGATCAGGTGCATGACAGGGAAGATGTTACTCGCACTAATGTGCAGTCTGGAACAACAGCAGCGGATCAACATGGCAAGACGATTACCTCTACAGTGTATGAGAAGGTTGCCGGGGCAGGGACTGCTGTAATGTCCAAGTTTCAAGGTGGGAGTCCTGTTAGTACTGGCAAGGACACTAGTACCGGGGTTGTTAATAAAGCCGGACAGGACAAAGGGGGGGTGTCTGTGAAGGACTATTTCGTGGAGAAGCTGAAGCCCGGAGAAGAGGACAAAGCGCTTTCGGAGGTTATAAGTGAGACATTACACAAGCCTAAGCCGGCTGTTAAGCAAGAGACTGGGTACTCTGCTAGTGCTAGGCCCAAGGGGAAGGTGACGGAGTCAGCGGAGGTGAGGCAGCGTTTGGGGAATACGGAGGGGAATGAGAATTTTGTGGTGGACAAGATTGAGGATACTGTTGGTTCGATGCTTGGTGGTACTGGTAAGAGTGATGAAAAACGTGGGCAAGGTCTCTCTAGATCTGCTGCTACCGGGGAGGAAAATTGACGCGGTGTTTGTGTGGTGGAGCACCAGAGGCTACAGGAATCCGGCAACTGAAGGAGGGCTACTACTATAAGACTATGGTGAATAATTAGTTGCTGGGAGTTTGTTTTGTGTATGATTTGAAACGCTTGTGTGTTGTGATTTGACTAGACAAGGTTTTACTCCTGGCGATGATTATGTATGTAATTTATGTTACAGTTACATTGTGTTGTTTGATATGAGTGCGAAAGTGGACAAACGGAACGCATGAGGAGTTTGATGTAATGAAATTTGGGTTATTCGGTGTTTCAATTCGTTCTCTGCTGTGTGTGATTAGGCTTTCGTTCTCAGTTAAGCATGAAGTTTGGGTGTAAGTAAGCTACTTGGCAATAGGTGGACTTGGATTTTCAAGTGCAGGCAGCTGCTTGGACAAATAAAGTAATGACTCATAATTTTTATCTCAGATTACTCACATTTTGAAGTAAGGGTACGCGTGAACACTACCTCCATTTTTTGATTGATCTCTATCTAGTCAAAGGATTGGCGCAGGACTAGTGGGCAGGTTTCGAAAGATGGATAACTTGTTAGTGTCTCGTTTCTTTAGATAAGAAAACCGATTGTCACCGAGTAGAGCTCGACAGAATATTGTACTGTGAAGGAGGAGATTGAGGGAAAGAAAGGGTTAAACGAGAAATGAAATagaggaagttttctcaaaccTACGATTACATGGAGCTTGTCAAGTGGTTCTTGTAAAGTATTGACAACTTGTTGAAAAACGAAcataaaactgtttcagaaaatggagagagctttgttgggaagaacttgagagagagagagtttagatgcagagaaggatggagattcaagtgtttattcatctcacaatggagggtttatataggaatacaaagctagtgtgaatgctatggtaagaagtccattatagtgccttcaatgatcatagctgcaactccacatggttgctgcaattatgagagctgccatgcttgtagtggcttcaatgatcatagctgcaactccacatggttgctgcaattatgagagctgccatgcttgtagtggcttcaatgatcatagctgcaactccacatgatatagacatttatattacaacactcccccttggatatttcatgttaatagtattgtctaggtcgtgcgcttctaagttgcctcgttaaaaaaaacttgccaagtaataaaaaccctgtgggaaaaacaaccttggtcgaaggagaaaaagagcacaacgctcATGAGTGTGGGGTAGCAATATCatagcttcggagataagtggagtcttcttatcagcatcataagtaggtagtatgtctacgagagggatgcatttagatttgctacaccaaaaccttgcccggtaaacccagtgggaaaaacccgtggtcgaagggaaaagatgggcaaatgcatatatgttgaatcaaaacatcttcaggatggagcgactatgctaaagatgtgcctcgttaaaaccttgccaggtaataaaacccagtgggacaaaataaccctggacgaaggacaaaagagtacacgatggtcaagtgggtatgcttctggatactccccctgatttcaacttcccctaaaagttacatgttaggtaattcagataatttacgtagaccaataccttgtacatgcttctggaatgtagactttggtagtgacttagtgaagaggtctgcacgattgtcttcagatcgaatctgcttgacctcaatcttctgatgctcttgttgttgttgattgaagaaaaactttggtgcaatatgtttggtgttgtctcctttgatgaaacctgtcttcatttgctcgatgcaagcagcattatcctcgtggatagtggttggttcatcagtggtggaatgcaggccacatgtgctttgaacatgctttgtgatggctctcaaccatatacattcacgtactgcttcgtgaagagctagaatctcagcatgattcgaagaggtagcaacaagggtctgttttgtagacctccaagaaattgcggtattcccaatggtaaagacataaccagtttgggaacgtgccttgtgtgggtctgatagatagcctgcatcagcatatccaacaaggcgagcatcattctgaggatcaagggggtttgatccatttcttgatgcatagggataaaataagcccatatcaatcgttcctctaagataacgaaaaatatcttttataccattccagtggcgacgtgttggtgcagagctatatctagctaacaagttcacagaaaatgaaatgtctggtctagtgcattgagtcaagtacaataatgcacctattgcacttagatatgggacttctggtgccaatatctcttcgttatcatctgcgggacgaaacggatctctCTTAGGGTCTAGACTTCGgatgaccatgggtgtgcttgaaggtttcgctttatcctcattaaagcgtcttaacatcttctggatgtagtttgattgatgaagcagaatccCATCAGCACGGTGCTCAAGCTCCAGGCCGAGGCAGTAATtcgttctcccaagatctttcatttcgaattcagacttcaggtgcttggcggtttctttgatctcttcaggagtaccaatcagattcatgtcatcgacataaactgccacaattgcaaatccagaacttgttttcttaataaacacgcatgggcatagttcattgtttacatatcccatctcaatcaaatattcacttagacggttgtaccacatccgtccggattgtttcaatccataaagtaaACGCCTCAAACGAATGGAGagggtgttccgtggtctagaactatttgtatCTGGTAtcttaagtccttcaggaactttcatgtatatctctgtatcaagatccccatagagataagctgtgaccacatccattagctgcatattcagtttttcggaaattgCTAAACTGatgaggtagcggaacgttataacatccattacaggagaatatgtctcatcgtaatcaATCCCAGGGCGTTGAGAGaatccttgcgccactagacgagccttgtatcttacaatctcgttttcctcattacgcttccttacaaatacccatttaaatcctacaggtttaacatggtgaggtgtgggaacgacaggtccgaacacttttctctttgtcaaggaatctaattcga
Protein-coding regions in this window:
- the LOC133714017 gene encoding low-temperature-induced 65 kDa protein, whose translation is MDTHAVQSRVEGADEEPHEKTSVLKKVKAKARKMRDTITGQGQLGHEPEGHHTPDDHDLDEEDVDDPEVQGAPIYDSAVKKTDAHVQGDVLKVPKVNFGDTRAGHDEHEPVVARERPNVNVSDPTRSNVPGLQGTTGHGAMHNSAATRRTDAPVQGGIHFGETHHEYDPVAPKERSNVGISDPMRDSVPGQDRTTTGQEDLLGGARTKPAAPTTGPVPKHEEPKGLVDVTGGGPQTRVKLGQTDVLGEGTPVPQSYPVSSGTQRSAMDVDPKQTFVSGQGGQLGQSRVNPQAYTPSNYETEATDPTKSGGEEIGVTPMLHSFDKMNLQGDDRQYLKNGDKQNPSTGSHDQFSPDKPSNQGSSYTEKISYATSAIADKAFSAKNVVASKLGYGGNEPDHDDLSRGYVTGAGKSGSSPQNKVLDPSTNQFIPAETPQVRGTIKPDHDTTTDQKPVQPGGCYTEKISSAGSAIADKAIFTKNVVASKLGYGASDQVHDREDVTRTNVQSGTTAADQHGKTITSTVYEKVAGAGTAVMSKFQGGSPVSTGKDTSTGVVNKAGQDKGGVSVKDYFVEKLKPGEEDKALSEVISETLHKPKPAVKQETGYSASARPKGKVTESAEVRQRLGNTEGNENFVVDKIEDTVGSMLGGTGKSDEKRGQGLSRSAATGEEN